Proteins encoded together in one Anopheles darlingi chromosome 3, idAnoDarlMG_H_01, whole genome shotgun sequence window:
- the LOC125957848 gene encoding microtubule-associated protein futsch isoform X4 codes for MGSRRGKHSLAKLLLYVAPVVVSLRSPGEPEQTILEQQRRGRVSELTAVSVAVAEAATTKSNTDSDTFAGNLEATVQEKAVPVQKKLSVENAEEEEVVEEEEVEEEEEEVEEEEEEEEEEEEVEKKVEQFEASKDTSSKTKDATTAVVPATPAEVTVPEVPAPDQNVGVTQKSDPVPVEPATEPQEKVTGEETSEPVTETPRPESSLAASDVTSIGDSKDHAEKPSIPPQTYLWTEVKKSKEQGGYPWTHLYKGEVEEGKEGEPQPQPQETDAATATGKEVEEKIINEEVKKEQQPEQNGAHANGTTVPEPSIVVATTNGHCTEATPVAGPSASSPESPRRSRKRAASHEPEPSTSRHSLRDGIKHFLDEHPAIRNFSNSLTRKGKKTRTFVSHSLERAKSMADRSIDRARVQVTNTLRRKKAASEPRGFPEQKILNLRESPRLNNREIAAYVVRQPSDEALVKEEPIVKVTVETEASKNTIVVPDEIIELPSNGGQPERMEVEEPVIEVVVVAPSTTIVAPPAVEEDRYEIIEPPKEESKAPPLPVVEEPPVIPVKAQPPPKAPRKKKEHHYEDIEYYQPQDQPPQEVSTATVSEPTGEKLKRQEHIQEGLDPILGEMLGNEKIKISLQLQDEKFVDDMFGRRKHLDEILQQSSEDEREPVAGRTVIGSKGLLAPISSIDSTSSDEEARRTTQLSTLAEESDTGSVDGGGPSPAKKQDSLKETSDLPPVAECSKELELTPAEEHLLAEREQQKQQPAARTEEPKPNVTTEVATPGSVPEPESKVDTRWSKMSDHEYEPIGEPVPGSRLQPADGQQRKLSNSSFLRVPAGDEGDTVSMEELQKSIEDRFFNQPSSDAEAAGGVSSVPATGEGVEGATTGAATDEPKASKMKAAMAKAQSSGKQAMAKAQESGKQAMAKAQEGGKTLQKKLMQQTDRFKTKMSNIKLKKDGKDTAAPLASPEVVTTPELEKLDFTLAVPKDEVEQPEAEVASAAATAESPEVVAAEEEQDGATADASAKSGSKFAKLKNIHMPKIQKPDFKRPDFSKISKPKMPKLRGPDMSKFKRPEMPKFLTEKPDFGKMSEKMKLTRSKSMKEPSPSAATSAASPSDVSTLGPVDDAGGRPATKINYTDFSTYPRLFDKFKRQKSAPSGQASVRAGTPPPLEFTKTAKTTRGQGPTLVSRWTSEKSSEDAGSSRFLQYTGSELDDRETSVERRMRQELERAEFEGPELVAVTEEQKQLEEYDKENREIHLLSAARHDEFMKRKPPMERQESDLASEEEKQFWASALGQKIRQNIDMNSNDLDLLDEEERLLVAKENDEIDQEVREQAQYLLELSRQRAEKEHERRSSTPYTNQECQSSGSSSVRRRKGVLEEIDDDEFFLRQKGISKDNIQMGEYISSAIKEGLSHPKNALADMDRYDYYDEDADGLRRYYQPSFESDDVSNRQDFTDSYRTFPPDRPNRKAKGKAAATGYDEENDLDRIETEEQDDELAYYDRQRRTKYGSEQPQLLQSVATRYMDDEFEDDASLRREAGAMLAGSVVPPTPPSRRRKKRFRDVTPSDVDSFANAGGFTAVGKSISNNFIAGSLPTNVTVHRAEVPLAREESFGTIPEPAPRRSRSRSQLGSKILSNDDDMDRVSRGAESLIGGIIDAAPGARGSYPYEVSENNGYATVRKEAPPRPPAPIRRRKSTRSLDAAPPLRQFNTLPSYNYSVSPVRPQRNYSTINPNRPPRRKSVSSLTGSQQQLKPTTTQKNRDDVGQYEDVLEGPVPPQRPPPPAIQRDVANKMKDRPLPPPPRPSRKPRRPDGTDRHDLDGGAERVVSVDAEEVDTSTQTDPVSEDFGLDAEIAAVTEQAAAAAAAAATSNRLADTEQLEGALHRFRDGNTKALSDRPKSSRSGSRPETPASILIERKVSTPSLAHESVVEASLTVQPLEEFDDDQYIAELVKKYVSDEARKPEPRRTVDERRLRKSTSSLGREEEIRPVETLGTSLRTPTIRSTSRTSVDGRLSAATPEPLRNVEISPTVIEEIVERLRTTEQHHIDELHKLHQQQLEDLRQQHEAQKRLQEQRLEEQQRQLLEQQSQQLHETQQLKEQILQQQEHQKMLLAQQQNQQQQLLVAQQQQQLLMEQQEKERELQREKERELLREREQELERARERERELHLARELELQRAREVEQQRARDLEQQRIREMELQRAREQEHQRLRELEIQRAIEAEQGRQRELELQQRAAQAAASAAAAAAASQVVAKETEAAAPRNETSNDAQQQPAVEEKQQQAAEVSVDVVDGVAIATATELPPAAATATGSAAPPVRPPLPTLPQYAFHPDYLAYGIPPAAASPYLLRPSSVPSEEDGMTPLAPQRRRRHLRSKRESTSEDDQHQQREQQQRRHRHSTRSPEPSIPSLGGQLVRACGNSLRQTGDDLMAMLRASSKDENKRDLHIAIIILIVIVAGLMALGMSGEKAVHHHHWDYFSPPGHGAA; via the exons ATGGGTTCGAGGCGCGGGAAACACTCTCTGGCCAAGCTGCTACTCTACGTAGCACCTGTTGTGG TGTCGCTGCGGAGCCCTGGAGAACCGGAGCAGACTAtcctggagcagcagcggagggGTCGAGTTAGCGAACTGACGGCCgtatcggtggcggtggccgaggCCGCTACGACCAAATCCAACACCGACAGTGACACGTTTGCCGGTAATCTAGAGGCCACGGTGCAGGAGAAGGCAGTGCCGGTACAAAAGAAGCTATCGGTGGAGAacgccgaagaagaagaggtggttgaagaggaagaagttgaagaggaagaagaagaagtagaagaagaggaagaggaggaagaagaagaagaagaggtcgaaaagaaggtggaGCAGTTCGAGGCCAGCAAAGACACTTCCAGTAAAACGAAGGATGCCACTACGGCTGTCGTCCCTGCTACTCCGGCGGAAGTAACTGTTCCGGAAGTACCTGCTCCTGACCAGAACGTAGGAGTGACGCAAAAGAGTGATCCAGTACCGGTGGAACCTGCTACTGAGCCACAGGAGAAGGTAACTGGCGAGGAAACTTCCGAACCGGTGACAGAAACACCTCGCCCAGAGTCTTCGCTTGCAGCCAGTGACGTAACCTCGATCGGCGATTCAAAGGATCATGCCGAGAAGCCATCCATCCCGCCACAGACGTACCTCTGGACGGAGGTCAAGAAGTCCAAGGAACAG GGTGGCTATCCCTGGACGCACCTCTACAAGGGAGAGGTCGAGGAGGGTAAGGAAGGAGAGCCCCAACCTCAGCCACAGGAGACCGatgccgctactgctactggcaAAGAGGTGGAAGAGAAGATTATTAACGAGGAAGTGAAGAAGGAGCAACAGCCGGAACAGAATGGTGCACACGCGAATGGAACCACTGTACCTGAGCCCAGCATTGTGGTCGCCACTACGAACGGTCACTGTACCGAAGCGACACCGGTTGCCGGTCCAAGTGCTTCAAGTCCGGAGTCTCCCCGGAGAAGTCGTAAGCGTGCTGCATCCCATGAACCCGAACCCTCGACGTCCCGTCATTCGTTGCGGGATGGTATTAAGCACTTCCTGGACGAACATCCGGCGATACGGAACTTTAGCAACAGCCTTACCCGGAAGGGCAAAAAAACTCGTACATTCGTGAGTCATTCGTTGGAACGCGCCAAATCGATGGCGGATCGGAGTATTGATCGTGCCCGGGTACAGGTGACCAACACGCTCCGGCGGAAGAAGGCCGCCTCTGAACCGCGTGGATTCCCGGAGCAGAAAATTCTCAATCTCCGAGAGTCACCTCGGCTCAATAATCGGGAAATTGCGGCCTATGTCGTACGGCAACCGAGTGATGAAGCGCTGGTCAAGGAGGAGCCGATCGTGAAGGTGACGGTGGAAACGGAAGCATCCAAGAATACGATCGTGGTGCCGGATGAAATCATCGAGCTACCGTCGAACGGCGGTCAGCCGGAACGGATGGAAGTAGAGGAGCCCGTTATAgaggtggttgtggtggcacCGTCCACAACGATCGTAGCTCCTCCAGCCGTGGAGGAAGATCGCTACGAGATCATTGAGCCACCGAAGGAAGAATCTAAAGCTCCTCCGCTGCCCGTAGTTGAGGAACCACCGGTGATCCCTGTTAAGGCTCAGCCACCTCCGAAAGCGCCgcgcaagaagaaggaacatCACTACGAAGACATCGAGTACTATCAGCCCCAGGATCAACCACCACAGGAAGTGTCAACGGCAACCGTCAGCGAACCGACGGGCGAGAAGTTGAAACGTCAAGAGCACATCCAAGAAGGCTTGGATCCAATTCTGGGAGAAATGCTTGGCAACGAGAAGATCAAGATATCGTTGCAGCTACAGGACGAGAAGTTCGTCGATGATATGTTCGGACGCCGGAAGCATCTCGATGAGATCCTGCAGCAATCATCCGAGGACGAGCGAGAACCGGTCGCCGGTAGGACGGTGATCGGTAGCAAGGGTCTTCTAGCTCCCatttcttcgatcgattcaaCATCGTCCGATGAGGAGGCACGCCGTACCACGCAGTTGTCCACTTTGGCCGAGGAGAGCGATACGGGCAGTGTCGACGGCGGTGGTCCATCGCCCGCCAAGAAGCAGGATTCACTGAAGGAAACCTCGGACTTACCACCGGTGGCAGAATGTAGCAAGGAGCTCGAGCTAACACCAGCAGAGGAGCATCTGCTCGCCGAACGGgaacaacaaaagcagcaaccagcagctcgCACCGAGGAGCCTAAACCGAACGTAACAACGGAAGTCGCCACACCAGGATcggtaccggaaccggagtcGAAGGTTGACACTCGCTGGTCTAAAATGAG TGATCACGAGTACGAGCCCATCGGAGAGCCGGTCCCCGGTTCGCGATTACAGCCAGCGGATGGACAGCAGCGTAAGCTTTCGAACTCCTCGTTCCTGCGCGTTCCGGCGGGCGATGAAGGTGATACGGTCAGCATGGAGGAGTTGCAGAAGTCGATCGAGGATCGCTTCTTTAATCAACCATCGTCGGATGCTGAGGCTGCCGGCGGCGTGTCCTCGGTGCCTGCTACCGGTGAGGGGGTTGAGGGAGCCACAACTGGTGCTGCGACCGATGAACCGAAGGCGAGCAAAATGAAGGCAGCCATGGCGAAGGCACAGAGCAGTGGCAAACAGGCGATGGCAAAGGCCCAGGAGAGCGGTAAGCAAGCCATGGCCAAGGCGCAGGAAGGTGGCAAAACGTTGCAGAAGAAGCTGATGCAGCAAACGGATCGCTTCAAGACGAAGATGTCAAACATTAAGCTCAAGAAGGATGGCAAAGACACTGCCGCTCCGCTCGCTAGCCCCGAGGTGGTTACGACGCCCGAACTGGAGAAGCTAGACTTTACGCTGGCCGTACCGAAGGATGAAGTGGAGCAGCCTGAGGCCGAGGtggcatctgctgctgctactgcggagAGTCCTGAAGTGGTGGCTGCCGAGGAGGAACAGGATGGTGCCACCGCTGATGCTAGCGCGaaatcgggcagcaaatttgCGAAGCTCAAGAACATCCACATGCCCAAGATACAGAAGCCAGACTTTAAGCGTCCTGATTTCAGCAAGATCTCCAAACCTAAAATGCCCAAGCTGCGCGGTCCGGACATGTCCAAGTTTAAGCGACCGGAAATGCCCAAATTCCTCACGGAGAAGCCAGACTTTGGCAAAATGTCTGAGAAGATGAAGCTGACGCGCAGTAAATCGATGAAGGAACCGTCACCATCTGCCGCTACCAGTGCTGCTTCACCGTCGGACGTCTCGACACTGGGACCGGTCGATGATGCAGGTGGACGACCGGCCACGAAGATCAACTATACCGACTTTAGCACGTACCCACGACTGTTCGATAAGTTTAAGCGCCAAAAGTCCGCGCCCAGTGGACAGGCTAGTGTGCGCGccggtacaccaccaccactggagtTCACCAAGACCGCCAAGACCACGCGCGGCCAGGGACCGACACTGGTGTCACGCTGGACGTCCGAAAAGTCATCGGAGGATGCTGGTAGCAGCCGGTTCCTGCAGTACACCGGTAGCGAGCTGGATGATCGAGAGACATCCGTCGAGCGCCGTATGCGCCAGGAGTTGGAGCGAGCTGAATTCGAGGGCCCAGAACTGGTGGCTGTGACcgaagagcagaagcagctcgaAGAGTACGATAAGGAGAACCGTGAGATCCACCTGCTGTCGGCAGCACGGCACGATGAGTTCATGAAGCGCAAACCACCGATGGAACGCCAGGAGTCGGATCTGGCCTCGGAAGAGGAGAAACAGTTCTGGGCTAGCGCGCTCGGCCAGAAGATTCGCCAGAACATCGACATGAACAGTAACGATCTGGATTTGCTCGACGAAGAGGaacggctgctggtggccaaggAGAACGACGAGATTGATCAGGAAGTTCGCGAGCAGGCTCAGTATCTGCTCGAGCTGAGCCGACAGCGGGCGGAGAAGGAGCACGAGCGACGCTCGTCCACACCCTACACCAACCAGGAATGCCAATCATCGGGCAGTTCCAGTGTGCGGCGCCGTAAGGGCGTACTGGAGGagatcgacgatgatgagttCTTCCTGCGCCAGAAGGGCATCTCGAAGGATAACATTCAGATGGGCGAGTACATCAGTTCGGCCATCAAGGAGGGTTTGAGCCACCCCAAGAATGCGCTGGCCGATATGGACCGGTACGATTACTACGACGAGGATGCCGATGGTTTGCGGCGATACTATCAGCCTAGCTTCGAATCGGATGACGTTTCCAATCGGCAAGACTTCACCGACAGTTACCGTACGTTCCCACCGGATCGTCCGAATCGCAAAGCGAAGGGTAAGGCTGCGGCGACCGGGTACGACGAAGAGAACGATCTGGATCGCATCGAGACCGAGGAGCAGGACGATGAGCTGGCGTACTACGATCGACAGCGCCGTACGAAGTATGGTAGCGAGCAACCGCAGCTGCTACAGTCCGTGGCCACTCGCTACATGGATGACGAGTTCGAGGACGATGCTAGCTTGCGGCGTGAGGCGGGCGCCATGTTGGCCGGTTCGGTTGTACCACCGACGCCACCATCGAGACGCCGCAAGAAGCGCTTCCGTGATGTGACGCCCTCGGACGTAGACTCATTCGCCAACGCCGGCGGGTTCACCGCCGTCGGAAAGTCCATCTCCAATAACTTCATCGCCGGATCACTCCCCACG AACGTCACTGTTCACCGTGCGGAGGTACCGCTGGCTCGGGAAGAAAGCTTCGGCACCATACCGGAACCGGCACCGAGACGTTCCCGTTCACGGTCTCAGCTCGGTTCGAAGATACTGagcaacgatgatgatatgGATCGCGTTTCGCGTGGTGCTGAGTCACTGATCGGTGGCATCATCGATGCTGCACCAGGTGCCAGAGGATCATATCCGTACGAAGTTTCCGAAAACAACGG CTATGCCACCGTACGTAAGGAAGCTCCACCgaggccaccggcaccgatacGGCGCCGTAAGTCAACCCGGTCACTCGATGCAGCACCACCGTTGCGGCAGTTCAATACGCTGCCCAGCTACAACTACTCGGTGTCCCCCGTTCGGCCACAGCGTAACTATAGCACCATCAACCCGAACCGTCCACCACGTAGGAAGTCTGTCTCCAGTCTTACcggcagtcagcagcagct GaaaccgaccaccacccaGAAGAACCGGGATGATGTAGGCCAGTATGAGGATGTGTTGGAAGGACCGGTGCCACCACAgcgtcctccaccaccagcgataCAGCGGGACGTAGCGAACAAGATGAAAGACCGgccgttaccaccaccaccgcgtccATCGCGCAAACCGCGGCGTCCCGATGGTACGGATCGTCACGatctcgatggtggtgccgagcGTGTCGTCTCGGTCGACGCCGAGGAAGTGGATACGTCCACCCAGACCGATCCAGTTTCGGAAGACTTTGGCCTGGACGCTGAGATAGCGGCTGTTACGGaacaagcggcagcagcggcggcggcggctgcaacGTCAAACCGTTTAGCCGATACGGAACAGCTCGAGGGAGCCCTGCATCGGTTCCGGGACGGTAACACCAAGGCACTGTCCGATCGGCCCAAGTCTTCGCGCTCCGGCAGCCGCCCAGAAACGCCGGCTTCGATTCTGATCGAACGCAAGGTATCGACACCATCGTTGGCCCACGAGTCCGTCGTCGAGGCATCGCTGACCGTGCAACCGCTCGAGGAGTTTGACGATGATCAGTACATAGCGGAGCTGGTGAAGAAGTATGTCTCGGATGAGGCACGCAAACCCGAACCAAGGCGAACGGTAGATGAGCGACGCTTGCGCAAGAGTACGAGCAGCCTCGGACGGGAGGAAGAGATCCGCCCGGTGGAGACGCTCGGTACTTCACTGCGTACCCCGACGATCCGTTCGACGAGTCGCACATCTGTCGATGGTCGACTGTCGGCCGCCACGCCCGAACCACTGCGCAACGTTGAGATTTCGCCCACGGTTATTGAGGAAATCGTCGAGCGACTGCGCACGACCGAACAGCACCACATCGACGAGCTGCACAagttgcaccagcagcagctcgaggaTTTGCGCCAACAGCACGAGGCACAGAAACGGCTGCAGGAGCAACGGCTGGAGGAACAGCAGCGTCAGCTGCTAGAACAGCAAAGCCAACAGCTACACGAAACGCAGCAGCTCAAGGAACAgattctgcagcagcaggaacaccagaagatgctgctggctcagcaacagaaccaacagcaacagctgctggtcgcacagcagcagcagcaactgctgaTGGAACAACAGGAGAAGGAGCGTGAGTTGCAGCGTGAAAAGGAACGCGAACTGCTACGGGAGCGTGAGCAGGAGCTGGAACGCGCCCGGGAGCGCGAACGGGAGCTGCATCTGGCCCGTGAGCTAGAACTGCAGCGTGCCCGTGAAGTGGAACAGCAACGAGCTCGAGATCTCGAACAGCAAAGGATACGCGAGATGGAGCTGCAGAGGGCACGCGAACAGGAACACCAGCGATTGCGTGAGCTCGAGATTCAGCGCGCGATCGAAGCAGAACAGGGCCGTCAGCGAGAGCTGGAGCTGCAGCAAAGGGCTGCACAGGcagcagcctcagcagcagcagcagcagcagcatctcaggTCGTTGCCAAGGAAACGGAAGCTGCGGCACCGCGGAATGAAACGTCAAACGatgctcagcagcagccagcagtggaagaaaagcagcagcaggctgcgGAGGTCTCAGTAGATGTAGTAGATGGTGTTGCGATTGCTACCGCGACTgagctaccaccagcagcggcaactGCGACAGGATCCGCAGCCCCGCCAGTGCGACCACCTCTACCAACACTGCCACAATACGCTTTCCATCCCGATTACCTAGCCTACGGTATTCCTCCCGCAGCCGCCTCACCATACCTACTGCGACCGAGCAGTGTGCCATCGGAGGAGGACGGTATGACCCCGTTGGCCCCACAACGCCGCCGACGTCATCTTCGTTCGAAGCGTGAATCCACCTCGGAGGacgatcagcatcaacagcgtgaacagcaacagcgccgcCATCGACACAGCACCCGTTCGCCCGAACCCTCGATCCCATCGCTCGGTGGCCAGCTGGTGCGGGCCTGTGGTAACTCGTTACGCCAAACCGGTGATGATCTGATGGCGATGCTGCGGGCTAGCAGCAAGGATGAGAACAAGCGCGATCTACatatcgccatcatcattctgatcgtgatcgtggccgGCCTGATGGCGCTCGGTATGAGCGGCGAGAAGGcggttcaccatcaccattggGATTACTTCAGTCCACCGGGCCATGGTGCTGCTTAG